The proteins below are encoded in one region of Danio rerio strain Tuebingen ecotype United States chromosome 14, GRCz12tu, whole genome shotgun sequence:
- the kdm3b gene encoding lysine-specific demethylase 3B isoform X6, with protein sequence MGDSLGLIGKRLLLLLNDGSSAPAATGGEVERAAWLRGTVRAVSVIGLASPGVEVFVEFEDSPWRKRAWVQLYGDEVRVVLMESAIVWANCSDPSLSTALGSSATQWPALMFKQLIDRVGLGSVVPVEFFGARNLAFLPNGNSLHTFETEKDFTHSLLQEQPALQHAISSWHTDSELQEILRKGSYTIQGRRVKVYQPEFEQPWAFGLVSQHDPVSHIMEITMDQSCLKGEETQVVDPRVIHVMLAEGKLNESQDRRKKEGDGGKGEGSRRRRTASEGDEDITLKRFKGAGEGASDNQNGNSSNRDAEAMEHSHIRSTGFVKENGSFIPNQERISSVSAVLPASTPTPPPLKPAPSPFSNTFPSLGQMPNLVPGAPAPKSSPTLPSSEREEGGVLSGYPKTAALVSPGPVTISSPSQENTSSVALTAPVDANQKPSMWGSTSEGNQTPKAPVLAPAGFGKQSCGGVFGNVSTQTNGSSQGDKPFGFSFRGAKDSQRQDSDTSQNLFFQFISQNQSNTQGQSKAFTSLSECLNKEPPSLFKSAAPSEGFKKTVVASASTGLFGSAPASGLAPLKEQPKVPDIKPAGNGILMNKPFGAVGEAQSKLPATFSSAIIQAASSTEVLKPSGLGTSGLGNASGGIRNVNSSTPVSSFGLLAGNKVSDGHENLFLQPSKETNSFLAYGRGVPQTPFGALTSPKSSSAQSASAVSPSGSTSLLGQDPPGSDAKPNLFTMAEPPKGILAPQFAAPALMTTPSFTSVAQDGQQISKPNREGSDDSSGTLLSTEAEGVSVPFEQSKFSLEERLQSIKKDSESSSNSDLSDLSEGEDNAGQSQKPDLPAGNEDKNKAQAAAKSRPRSKPFKVGQSVLKDQNKVRRLKQSGEAFLQDGSCINVAPHLHKCRECRLERYRKSREQDSDDDDPNVACRFFHFRRLAFTKKGVLRVEGFLSPQQSDSMAMGLWLPSITIQEGLDLDTSKYILANVGDQFCQLVMSEKEAMMMVEPHQKVAWKRAVRGVREMCDVCETTLFNIHWVCRKCGFGVCLDCYRLRKNRPPEVEDGPEEEVFSWLKCAKGQPHEPQNLMPTQIIPGTALYSIGDMVHAARGKWGIKANCPCTSRHKTLMRPSAPNGLSQSGAAHSSGNGTTSTSSTTRPNEESAAGVVVKTEPVEEPTSADTTSSTSGTNSSTSSPAPAPTSAPTLLPPSLPPPSLPPPSLPPAPALVPTPPAKDSKSSSSALHWLADLATQKEPKESLRSMMGRDSRSPFGLDSFSTLSKPSGSSPKLFNSLLLGAGPSQPKAEGTSLRDLLNSGSGKLPQGPTEGGVPFPPVFSTASQADKMKGGLPNFLDHIIASVVETKKSEVRRASGSAEVIESATAPRREGVMGLSVLDPHTSHSWLCDGRLLCLQDPSNPNNWKIFRECWKQGQPVLVSGIHRKLKEHLWRPEAFSEEFGDQDVDLVNCRNCAIISDVKVREFWDGFQVISKRLQGSDGQPMVLKLKDWPPGEDFRDMMPTRFNDLMDNLPLPEYTKRDGRLNLASRLPNFFVRPDLGPKMYNAYGLISTEDRKVGTTNLHLDVSDAVNVMVYVGIPEGENDQESEADLAGFKEVMQTIEEGDVDDMTKRRVYEIKEKPGALWHIYAAKDAEKIRELLRKVGEEQGQENPPDHDPIHDQSWYLDQTLRRRLYEEYGVQGWSIVQFLGDAVFIPAGAPHQVHNLYSCIKAAEDFVSPEHVKHCFRLTQEFRHLSNTHTNHEDKLQVKNIIYHAVKDAVATLKAHEPKLGRS encoded by the exons GTGTTTGTAGAATTTGAGGACAGCCCTTGGCGTAAGCGTGCATGGGTGCAGTTGTATGGGGATGAGGTGCGTGTCGTTCTTATGGAGAGTGCCATCGTTTGGGCAAACTGCAGCGATCCTTCTCTCTCCACTGCTCTAGGATCATCTGCTACACAGTGGCCTGCCTTG atgTTCAAACAGCTGATTGACCGTGTGGGTTTGGGGTCCGTGGTCCCTGTTGAGTTCTTTGGTGCAAGAAATTTGGCGTTTCTCCCTAATGGGAATTCGCTGCACACTTTTGAG ACTGAAAAAGATTTTACACACTCTCTGCTTCAAGAGCAGCCGGCACTTCAACATGCCATTTCAAGCTGGCATACAGACTCTGAGTTGCAGGAGATTTTGCGGAAAG GATCTTACACTATTCAGGGTCGGAGAGTAAAGGTGTACCAGCCAGAGTTTGAGCAGCCCTGGGCCTTTGGACTAGTATCTCAGCATGATCCTGTTTCACACATTATGGAGATTACCATGGATCAGAGTTGTTTAAAA GGTGAGGAGACACAAGTGGTTGATCCTCGGGTTATTCACGTAATGCTTGCTGAAGGCAAGTTAAATGAG AGCCAAGATCGACGCAAAAAGGAGGGTGATGGTGGGAAAGGTGAGGGCAGTCGAAGACGTCGGACAGCATCTGAAGGAGATGAAGACATTACACTCAAACGTTTCAAAGGAGCCGGGGAAGGTGCCTCTGACAACCAGAATGGGAATAGCTCCAACAGGGACGCAGAGGCTATG GAACACTCCCATATAAGGAGCACAGGTTTTGTGAAGGAGAATGGCAGTTTTATCCCAAACCAAGAAAGGATTTCTTCAGTATCTGCAGTGCTTCCTGCTTCTACTCCAACGCCACCTCCTTTGAAGCCTGCCCCATCACCTTTTTCTAACACTTTTCCTTCTTTGGGTCAAATGCCCAACTTGGTGCCCGGGGCCCCTGCCCCGAAATCATCTCCCACACTCCCATCGTCAGAGAGGGAGGAGGGAGGTGTTCTTTCAGGGTATCCTAAAACAGCTGCCCTGGTGTCTCCAGGTCCTGTGACCATTTCATCACCTTCCCAAGAAAACACTTCAAGTGTGGCTCTCACTGCTCCTGTTGATGCGAACCAAAAGCCCAGTATGTGGGGATCAACCTCAGAAGGAAATCAG ACCCCTAAAGCCCCTGTTCTAGCTCCTGCTGGATTTGGTAAACAGTCCTGTGGAGGGGTGTTTGGGAATGTCTCAACACAGACTAATGGATCTTCCCAGGGGGACAAACCCTTTGGGTTTTCATTTAGAGGTGCAAAGGACTCGCAAAGGCAGGACTCTGATACGTCACAGAACCTGTTCTTCCAATTCATCTCTCAGAACCAGAGCAACACACAAGGCCAATCAAAAGCCTTCACATCTTTGTCCGAGTGCCTGAACAAGGAGCCGCCCAGCCTGTTCAAGTCTGCTGCTCCCTCTGAGGGTTTCAAAAAAACTGTTGTGGCTTCTGCATCCACTGGACTGTTTGGTTCAGCACCTGCCAGTGGCCTGGCACCACTGAAAGAGCAGCCAAAAGTGCCTGATATCAAGCCTGCAGGCAATGGGATCCTTATGAACAAGCCTTTTGGTGCTGTAGGGGAGGCACAGAGCAAACTCCCAGCCACTTTTTCTTCTGCCATAATTCAAGCTGCAAGCTCTACAGAGGTGCTGAAACCCTCGGGATTAGGAACCAGTGGACTTGGAAATGCCAGTGGTGGAATTAGAAATGTAAATAGCTCAACCCCAGTGAGTAGCTTTGGTCTGCTTGCTGGCAACAAGGTTTCCGATGGACACGAGAACCTGTTCTTGCAGCCCTCGAAGGAGACAAATTCGTTTCTTGCCTATGGCAGAGGTGTTCCGCAAACCCCTTTTGGTGCATTGACATCTCCAAAGTCTTCATCTGCCCAGTCCGCATCTGCTGTTTCACCTTCAGGCAGCACCAGTCTGCTCGGTCAAGATCCTCCTGGTAGTGATGCAAAACCAAATCTCTTCACTATGGCAGAACCTCCCAAGGGAATCTTAGCCCCTCAGTTTGCAGCTCCTGCTCTCATGACCACTCCGTCATTCACATCAGTTGCACAGGATGGACAGCAAATATCCAAACCAAACAGAGAAGGATCAGATGACAGCTCTGGAACCCTTCTCAGCACTGAAGCAGAAGGTGTCTCTGTGCCCTTTGAGCAAAGCAAGTTTTCACTGGAGGAACGTCTTCAGTCTATCAAAAAGGATTCAGAGTCCAGTAGTAACAGTGACTTGTCTGATTTGAGTGAGGGAGAGGACAACGCTGGCCAGAGCCAGAAACCCGATCTTCCGGCAGGCAATGAGGATAAGAACAAGGCCCAGGCTGCAGCCAAGAGCCGGCCACGGAGCAAACCATTTAAAG TTGGACAGTCTGTGTTGAAGGACCAGAATAAGGTTCGGCGCTTGAAGCAGTCTGGAGAGGCCTTTCTACAAGATGGCTCTTGCATTAACGTGGCTCCCCACTTGCATAAATGTCGTGAGTGCCGTCTGGAGCGCTACAGGAAATCGCGTGAGCAGGACTCTGATGATGACGACCCAAATGTAGCCTGTCGATTCTTTCACTTTCGCAG GTTGGCTTTCACTAAAAAGGGAGTTCTTCGTGTGGAGGGTTTTCTGAGCCCACAGCAGAGTGACAGCATGGCAATGGGCCTGTGGCTTCCTTCCATCACAATACAAGAAGGACTTGACCTGGACACGTCCAAATATATTTTAGCAAATGTGGGGGACCAGTTTTGCCAATTGGTCATGTCAGAGAAAGAAGCCATGATGATGGTAGAACCACATC aaaaagtGGCTTGGAAGCGAGCTGTCCGAGGAGTGAGAgaaatgtgtgatgtttgtgaAACAACCCTGTTCAACATCCACTGGGTTTGTCGTAAATGTGGCTTCGGCGTTTGTCTTGACTGCTATCGACTACGCAAGAACAGGCCACCTGAAG TGGAAGATGGTCCTGAAGAGGAGGTGTTCTCATGGCTTAAGTGTGCTAAAGGCCAGCCACACGAACCACAGAACCTCATGCCAACTCAAATTATACCCGGCACGG CATTGTACAGCATAGGTGACATGGTACATGCAGCCAGAGGTAAATGGGGGATTAAAGCAAACTGTCCCTGCACTAGTCGGCACAAAACGTTGATGCGGCCCAGTGCTCCAAATGGTCTTTCACAG TCGGGTGCAGCTCACAGTTCGGGGAATGGAACCACGTCTACTTCATCCACAACCCGTCCAAATGAAGAATCTGCAGCTGGTGTTGTAGTCAAAACTGAACCCGTTGAAGAGCCTACAAGTGCTGATACCACATCAAGTACCAGTGGGACAAATAGCAGCACATCTAGCCCTGCTCCTGCTCCAACTTCTGCTCCTACTCTTCTTCCTccttctcttcctcctccttcacTTCCTCCTCCTTCACTTCCTCCTGCTCCTGCACTTGTACCTACACCTCCTGCAAAGGATAGCAAGAGCAGTTCTTCAGCACTTCACTGGCTGGCAGATCTGGCCACACAAAAGGAGCCCAAAG AGTCTCTGCGCTCCATGATGGGTCGTGACTCTCGTTCTCCATTTGGCCTGGACTCGTTCAGCACACTTTCCAAACCATCAGGGTCCAGTCCTAAGCTGTTCAACAGTCTGCTGCTGGGTGCAGGCCCTTCACAACCCAAAGCAGAGGGTACCAGCCTCCGAGATCTGCTGAACTCTGGCTCTGGCAAACTCCCGCAAGGGCCCACAGAGGGAGGTGTCCCATTTCCTCCAGTGTTCTCCACTGCTAGT CAGGCTGATAAAATGAAGGGAGGTCTTCCTAACTTCCTGGATCATATCATTGCATCAGTAGTGGAGACTAAGAAGTCAGAGGTTCGTCGTGCGTCAGGTTCAGCAGAAGTCATCGAGTCTGCCACTGCTCCTCGCAGAGAGGGGGTGATGGGGCTGAGTGTCCTGGATCCACACACTTCACACTCTTGGCTTTGTGACGGCCGTTTGCTCTGCCTGCAGGACCCCAGTAACCCCAACAACTGGAAGATCTTCAGAGAGTGCTGGAAACAAGGACAG cCTGTGCTGGTCTCAGGCATACACAGGAAGCTGAAGGAACACTTATGGAGGCCTGAGGCCTTCAGCGAGGAGTTTGGAGACCAGGACGTGGACCTGGTCAACTGTAGGAACTGCGCCATCATCTCTGATGTTAAAGTCAGGGAATTTTGGGATGGCTTCCAGGTCATTTCCA AGCGATTGCAAGGTAGCGATGGCCAGCCTATGGTACTAAAACTTAAAGACTGGCCTCCTGGAGAAGATTTTCGAGATATGATGCCCACTCG GTTTAATGATCTCATGGACAATCTTCCTTTGCCCGAGTACACAAAGAGAGATGGCCGTCTCAACCTGGCCTCTCGTCTTCCAAACTTCTTTGTTCGGCCAGATCTGGGCCCTAAAATGTACAATGCGTATG GTCTGATCTCCACAGAAGACAGGAAGGTCGGCACCACTAACTTGCATTTGGACGTGTCTGATGCCGTCAACGTTATGGTGTATGTGGGCATCCCAGAAGGAGAGAATGACCAAGAAAGTG AAGCAGACCTCGCTGGATTCAAAG AGGTGATGCAGACTATTGAAGAGGGTGATGTAGATGACATGACGAAAAGAAGAGTCTACGAGATCAAGGAGAAACCTGGGGCTCTCTGGCACATCTATGCTGCCAAAGATGCTGAGAAGATCCGAGAGCTCTTACGAAAG GTTGGAGAGGAACAAGGTCAAGAGAACCCACCAGACCATGATCCTATCCATGACCAGAGCTGGTACCTGGACCAGACGTTGCGTCGCAGGCTGTATGAGGAGTATGGAGTCCAGGGATGGTCCATTGTGCAGTTTTTGGGAGATGCAGTGTTCATCCCAGCTGGAGCACCACATCAG GTGCACAACCTGTACAGCTGTATCAAAGCTGCAGAAGATTTTGTTTCTCCAGAGCATGTGAAGCACTGTTTTAGACTGACGCAAGAGTTTCGCCACCTTTCCAACACTCACACAAACCACGAGGACAAGCTACAG
- the kdm3b gene encoding lysine-specific demethylase 3B isoform X11, producing the protein MGDSLGLIGKRLLLLLNDGSSAPAATGGEVERAAWLRGTVRAVSVIGLASPGVEVFVEFEDSPWRKRAWVQLYGDEVRVVLMESAIVWANCSDPSLSTALGSSATQWPALMFKQLIDRVGLGSVVPVEFFGARNLAFLPNGNSLHTFETEKDFTHSLLQEQPALQHAISSWHTDSELQEILRKGSYTIQGRRVKVYQPEFEQPWAFGLVSQHDPVSHIMEITMDQSCLKGEETQVVDPRVIHVMLAEGKLNESQDRRKKEGDGGKGEGSRRRRTASEGDEDITLKRFKGAGEGASDNQNGNSSNRDAEAMQEHSHIRSTGFVKENGSFIPNQERISSVSAVLPASTPTPPPLKPAPSPFSNTFPSLGQMPNLVPGAPAPKSSPTLPSSEREEGGVLSGYPKTAALVSPGPVTISSPSQENTSSVALTAPVDANQKPSMWGSTSEGNQTPKAPVLAPAGFGKQSCGGVFGNVSTQTNGSSQGDKPFGFSFRGAKDSQRQDSDTSQNLFFQFISQNQSNTQGQSKAFTSLSECLNKEPPSLFKSAAPSEGFKKTVVASASTGLFGSAPASGLAPLKEQPKVPDIKPAGNGILMNKPFGAVGEAQSKLPATFSSAIIQAASSTEVLKPSGLGTSGLGNASGGIRNVNSSTPVSSFGLLAGNKVSDGHENLFLQPSKETNSFLAYGRGVPQTPFGALTSPKSSSAQSASAVSPSGSTSLLGQDPPGSDAKPNLFTMAEPPKGILAPQFAAPALMTTPSFTSVAQDGQQISKPNREGSDDSSGTLLSTEAEGVSVPFEQSKFSLEERLQSIKKDSESSSNSDLSDLSEGEDNAGQSQKPDLPAGNEDKNKAQAAAKSRPRSKPFKVGQSVLKDQNKVRRLKQSGEAFLQDGSCINVAPHLHKCRECRLERYRKSREQDSDDDDPNVACRFFHFRRLAFTKKGVLRVEGFLSPQQSDSMAMGLWLPSITIQEGLDLDTSKYILANVGDQFCQLVMSEKEAMMMVEPHQKVAWKRAVRGVREMCDVCETTLFNIHWVCRKCGFGVCLDCYRLRKNRPPEVEDGPEEEVFSWLKCAKGQPHEPQNLMPTQIIPGTALYSIGDMVHAARGKWGIKANCPCTSRHKTLMRPSAPNGLSQSGAAHSSGNGTTSTSSTTRPNEESAAGVVVKTEPVEEPTSADTTSSTSGTNSSTSSPAPAPTSAPTLLPPSLPPPSLPPPSLPPAPALVPTPPAKDSKSSSSALHWLADLATQKEPKESLRSMMGRDSRSPFGLDSFSTLSKPSGSSPKLFNSLLLGAGPSQPKAEGTSLRDLLNSGSGKLPQGPTEGGVPFPPVFSTASADKMKGGLPNFLDHIIASVVETKKSEVRRASGSAEVIESATAPRREGVMGLSVLDPHTSHSWLCDGRLLCLQDPSNPNNWKIFRECWKQGQPVLVSGIHRKLKEHLWRPEAFSEEFGDQDVDLVNCRNCAIISDVKVREFWDGFQVISKRLQGSDGQPMVLKLKDWPPGEDFRDMMPTRFNDLMDNLPLPEYTKRDGRLNLASRLPNFFVRPDLGPKMYNAYGLISTEDRKVGTTNLHLDVSDAVNVMVYVGIPEGENDQESEVMQTIEEGDVDDMTKRRVYEIKEKPGALWHIYAAKDAEKIRELLRKVGEEQGQENPPDHDPIHDQSWYLDQTLRRRLYEEYGVQGWSIVQFLGDAVFIPAGAPHQVHNLYSCIKAAEDFVSPEHVKHCFRLTQEFRHLSNTHTNHEDKLQVKNIIYHAVKDAVATLKAHEPKLGRS; encoded by the exons GTGTTTGTAGAATTTGAGGACAGCCCTTGGCGTAAGCGTGCATGGGTGCAGTTGTATGGGGATGAGGTGCGTGTCGTTCTTATGGAGAGTGCCATCGTTTGGGCAAACTGCAGCGATCCTTCTCTCTCCACTGCTCTAGGATCATCTGCTACACAGTGGCCTGCCTTG atgTTCAAACAGCTGATTGACCGTGTGGGTTTGGGGTCCGTGGTCCCTGTTGAGTTCTTTGGTGCAAGAAATTTGGCGTTTCTCCCTAATGGGAATTCGCTGCACACTTTTGAG ACTGAAAAAGATTTTACACACTCTCTGCTTCAAGAGCAGCCGGCACTTCAACATGCCATTTCAAGCTGGCATACAGACTCTGAGTTGCAGGAGATTTTGCGGAAAG GATCTTACACTATTCAGGGTCGGAGAGTAAAGGTGTACCAGCCAGAGTTTGAGCAGCCCTGGGCCTTTGGACTAGTATCTCAGCATGATCCTGTTTCACACATTATGGAGATTACCATGGATCAGAGTTGTTTAAAA GGTGAGGAGACACAAGTGGTTGATCCTCGGGTTATTCACGTAATGCTTGCTGAAGGCAAGTTAAATGAG AGCCAAGATCGACGCAAAAAGGAGGGTGATGGTGGGAAAGGTGAGGGCAGTCGAAGACGTCGGACAGCATCTGAAGGAGATGAAGACATTACACTCAAACGTTTCAAAGGAGCCGGGGAAGGTGCCTCTGACAACCAGAATGGGAATAGCTCCAACAGGGACGCAGAGGCTATG CAGGAACACTCCCATATAAGGAGCACAGGTTTTGTGAAGGAGAATGGCAGTTTTATCCCAAACCAAGAAAGGATTTCTTCAGTATCTGCAGTGCTTCCTGCTTCTACTCCAACGCCACCTCCTTTGAAGCCTGCCCCATCACCTTTTTCTAACACTTTTCCTTCTTTGGGTCAAATGCCCAACTTGGTGCCCGGGGCCCCTGCCCCGAAATCATCTCCCACACTCCCATCGTCAGAGAGGGAGGAGGGAGGTGTTCTTTCAGGGTATCCTAAAACAGCTGCCCTGGTGTCTCCAGGTCCTGTGACCATTTCATCACCTTCCCAAGAAAACACTTCAAGTGTGGCTCTCACTGCTCCTGTTGATGCGAACCAAAAGCCCAGTATGTGGGGATCAACCTCAGAAGGAAATCAG ACCCCTAAAGCCCCTGTTCTAGCTCCTGCTGGATTTGGTAAACAGTCCTGTGGAGGGGTGTTTGGGAATGTCTCAACACAGACTAATGGATCTTCCCAGGGGGACAAACCCTTTGGGTTTTCATTTAGAGGTGCAAAGGACTCGCAAAGGCAGGACTCTGATACGTCACAGAACCTGTTCTTCCAATTCATCTCTCAGAACCAGAGCAACACACAAGGCCAATCAAAAGCCTTCACATCTTTGTCCGAGTGCCTGAACAAGGAGCCGCCCAGCCTGTTCAAGTCTGCTGCTCCCTCTGAGGGTTTCAAAAAAACTGTTGTGGCTTCTGCATCCACTGGACTGTTTGGTTCAGCACCTGCCAGTGGCCTGGCACCACTGAAAGAGCAGCCAAAAGTGCCTGATATCAAGCCTGCAGGCAATGGGATCCTTATGAACAAGCCTTTTGGTGCTGTAGGGGAGGCACAGAGCAAACTCCCAGCCACTTTTTCTTCTGCCATAATTCAAGCTGCAAGCTCTACAGAGGTGCTGAAACCCTCGGGATTAGGAACCAGTGGACTTGGAAATGCCAGTGGTGGAATTAGAAATGTAAATAGCTCAACCCCAGTGAGTAGCTTTGGTCTGCTTGCTGGCAACAAGGTTTCCGATGGACACGAGAACCTGTTCTTGCAGCCCTCGAAGGAGACAAATTCGTTTCTTGCCTATGGCAGAGGTGTTCCGCAAACCCCTTTTGGTGCATTGACATCTCCAAAGTCTTCATCTGCCCAGTCCGCATCTGCTGTTTCACCTTCAGGCAGCACCAGTCTGCTCGGTCAAGATCCTCCTGGTAGTGATGCAAAACCAAATCTCTTCACTATGGCAGAACCTCCCAAGGGAATCTTAGCCCCTCAGTTTGCAGCTCCTGCTCTCATGACCACTCCGTCATTCACATCAGTTGCACAGGATGGACAGCAAATATCCAAACCAAACAGAGAAGGATCAGATGACAGCTCTGGAACCCTTCTCAGCACTGAAGCAGAAGGTGTCTCTGTGCCCTTTGAGCAAAGCAAGTTTTCACTGGAGGAACGTCTTCAGTCTATCAAAAAGGATTCAGAGTCCAGTAGTAACAGTGACTTGTCTGATTTGAGTGAGGGAGAGGACAACGCTGGCCAGAGCCAGAAACCCGATCTTCCGGCAGGCAATGAGGATAAGAACAAGGCCCAGGCTGCAGCCAAGAGCCGGCCACGGAGCAAACCATTTAAAG TTGGACAGTCTGTGTTGAAGGACCAGAATAAGGTTCGGCGCTTGAAGCAGTCTGGAGAGGCCTTTCTACAAGATGGCTCTTGCATTAACGTGGCTCCCCACTTGCATAAATGTCGTGAGTGCCGTCTGGAGCGCTACAGGAAATCGCGTGAGCAGGACTCTGATGATGACGACCCAAATGTAGCCTGTCGATTCTTTCACTTTCGCAG GTTGGCTTTCACTAAAAAGGGAGTTCTTCGTGTGGAGGGTTTTCTGAGCCCACAGCAGAGTGACAGCATGGCAATGGGCCTGTGGCTTCCTTCCATCACAATACAAGAAGGACTTGACCTGGACACGTCCAAATATATTTTAGCAAATGTGGGGGACCAGTTTTGCCAATTGGTCATGTCAGAGAAAGAAGCCATGATGATGGTAGAACCACATC aaaaagtGGCTTGGAAGCGAGCTGTCCGAGGAGTGAGAgaaatgtgtgatgtttgtgaAACAACCCTGTTCAACATCCACTGGGTTTGTCGTAAATGTGGCTTCGGCGTTTGTCTTGACTGCTATCGACTACGCAAGAACAGGCCACCTGAAG TGGAAGATGGTCCTGAAGAGGAGGTGTTCTCATGGCTTAAGTGTGCTAAAGGCCAGCCACACGAACCACAGAACCTCATGCCAACTCAAATTATACCCGGCACGG CATTGTACAGCATAGGTGACATGGTACATGCAGCCAGAGGTAAATGGGGGATTAAAGCAAACTGTCCCTGCACTAGTCGGCACAAAACGTTGATGCGGCCCAGTGCTCCAAATGGTCTTTCACAG TCGGGTGCAGCTCACAGTTCGGGGAATGGAACCACGTCTACTTCATCCACAACCCGTCCAAATGAAGAATCTGCAGCTGGTGTTGTAGTCAAAACTGAACCCGTTGAAGAGCCTACAAGTGCTGATACCACATCAAGTACCAGTGGGACAAATAGCAGCACATCTAGCCCTGCTCCTGCTCCAACTTCTGCTCCTACTCTTCTTCCTccttctcttcctcctccttcacTTCCTCCTCCTTCACTTCCTCCTGCTCCTGCACTTGTACCTACACCTCCTGCAAAGGATAGCAAGAGCAGTTCTTCAGCACTTCACTGGCTGGCAGATCTGGCCACACAAAAGGAGCCCAAAG AGTCTCTGCGCTCCATGATGGGTCGTGACTCTCGTTCTCCATTTGGCCTGGACTCGTTCAGCACACTTTCCAAACCATCAGGGTCCAGTCCTAAGCTGTTCAACAGTCTGCTGCTGGGTGCAGGCCCTTCACAACCCAAAGCAGAGGGTACCAGCCTCCGAGATCTGCTGAACTCTGGCTCTGGCAAACTCCCGCAAGGGCCCACAGAGGGAGGTGTCCCATTTCCTCCAGTGTTCTCCACTGCTAGT GCTGATAAAATGAAGGGAGGTCTTCCTAACTTCCTGGATCATATCATTGCATCAGTAGTGGAGACTAAGAAGTCAGAGGTTCGTCGTGCGTCAGGTTCAGCAGAAGTCATCGAGTCTGCCACTGCTCCTCGCAGAGAGGGGGTGATGGGGCTGAGTGTCCTGGATCCACACACTTCACACTCTTGGCTTTGTGACGGCCGTTTGCTCTGCCTGCAGGACCCCAGTAACCCCAACAACTGGAAGATCTTCAGAGAGTGCTGGAAACAAGGACAG cCTGTGCTGGTCTCAGGCATACACAGGAAGCTGAAGGAACACTTATGGAGGCCTGAGGCCTTCAGCGAGGAGTTTGGAGACCAGGACGTGGACCTGGTCAACTGTAGGAACTGCGCCATCATCTCTGATGTTAAAGTCAGGGAATTTTGGGATGGCTTCCAGGTCATTTCCA AGCGATTGCAAGGTAGCGATGGCCAGCCTATGGTACTAAAACTTAAAGACTGGCCTCCTGGAGAAGATTTTCGAGATATGATGCCCACTCG GTTTAATGATCTCATGGACAATCTTCCTTTGCCCGAGTACACAAAGAGAGATGGCCGTCTCAACCTGGCCTCTCGTCTTCCAAACTTCTTTGTTCGGCCAGATCTGGGCCCTAAAATGTACAATGCGTATG GTCTGATCTCCACAGAAGACAGGAAGGTCGGCACCACTAACTTGCATTTGGACGTGTCTGATGCCGTCAACGTTATGGTGTATGTGGGCATCCCAGAAGGAGAGAATGACCAAGAAAGTG AGGTGATGCAGACTATTGAAGAGGGTGATGTAGATGACATGACGAAAAGAAGAGTCTACGAGATCAAGGAGAAACCTGGGGCTCTCTGGCACATCTATGCTGCCAAAGATGCTGAGAAGATCCGAGAGCTCTTACGAAAG GTTGGAGAGGAACAAGGTCAAGAGAACCCACCAGACCATGATCCTATCCATGACCAGAGCTGGTACCTGGACCAGACGTTGCGTCGCAGGCTGTATGAGGAGTATGGAGTCCAGGGATGGTCCATTGTGCAGTTTTTGGGAGATGCAGTGTTCATCCCAGCTGGAGCACCACATCAG GTGCACAACCTGTACAGCTGTATCAAAGCTGCAGAAGATTTTGTTTCTCCAGAGCATGTGAAGCACTGTTTTAGACTGACGCAAGAGTTTCGCCACCTTTCCAACACTCACACAAACCACGAGGACAAGCTACAG